From Myxococcales bacterium, the proteins below share one genomic window:
- a CDS encoding PEGA domain-containing protein, which translates to MADENKSGTDLDIFEGLGKKTATNGAAAPPPPPGAGAKGPEPKKTLLGVAIPAPPPPPPSAAPPPLPPTASAAPPPPPPAASAAPPPPPPVASAAPPPPAASAAPPPPPVPSAGPPPLPSTTPSGSMRAAPMIRPSAPPARKSLPAISVPPKPGSTPPAAAEAKPEKKKKGIDMDWDDEDEATHIFDKDKKEDDEPAPTEVTDKGLPESFPKAGGATLVGMSAQLPPPPPPLKSAPPGGPSAPPPPPPPGGSIRPGTPPPPPVQTHTAPMPMPGPPKPLSAPPPKPPTPSAAPAAAGPSQPPATAPASVPPSAQMTSRAMEQTALVTRAQPEPNRTGMIVGLVAGVALVAGLGVFFLMPRTGAMAVNVTDAKGGAVSRVAVFIDGTQQSCTVAPCIVEKLSAGVHQVKVEADGFEPPAPKAVNVNSGQSSTVDFALVAGGKGGTGFKVAGNQAGVKLFVDDKEIGQIPQEIRDLAPGEHTIKLAGSDRYAPVEKKITVTKGEVQDVALPLKVVKGKATINLGTEGATVLLVSGSDRRKFPSLPVSVDLDPAKPWVLEATKAGFTDYHQSITFEDGQAEKTFTVTLDPKGAATAPAGGTPVTSPGTTAPEKPAAPEKPAAPAAAAGEAFITINSTPVSNVALDGKPLGQTPKVKVPVTPGAHTIMLINTEEGLKKSVSVTVKAGETKPVIVKLRE; encoded by the coding sequence CTGCGCCGCCTCCTCCTCCCCCTTCGGCCGCGCCGCCGCCCCTCCCGCCCACGGCTTCCGCGGCTCCGCCGCCGCCGCCTCCCGCCGCCTCGGCCGCGCCCCCGCCCCCCCCGCCTGTCGCGTCGGCCGCACCGCCGCCGCCCGCCGCCTCGGCTGCGCCCCCTCCGCCGCCCGTGCCCAGCGCCGGACCTCCGCCCCTCCCGAGCACGACCCCGAGCGGGAGCATGCGCGCGGCTCCGATGATCCGTCCCTCCGCGCCGCCCGCGCGGAAGAGCCTGCCCGCGATCTCCGTTCCCCCGAAGCCGGGGAGCACTCCGCCCGCCGCCGCCGAAGCGAAGCCCGAAAAGAAGAAAAAGGGCATCGATATGGACTGGGACGACGAGGATGAGGCGACCCACATCTTCGACAAGGACAAAAAAGAGGACGACGAGCCGGCGCCGACCGAGGTGACCGACAAGGGCCTCCCCGAGTCGTTCCCGAAGGCCGGTGGCGCGACCCTCGTCGGAATGAGCGCGCAGCTTCCTCCTCCGCCCCCGCCGCTCAAGTCGGCCCCGCCGGGTGGGCCGTCCGCCCCTCCGCCTCCTCCGCCTCCTGGCGGATCCATCCGCCCCGGGACGCCCCCGCCCCCGCCGGTCCAGACGCACACGGCCCCCATGCCGATGCCCGGACCGCCGAAGCCCCTCTCTGCGCCGCCGCCGAAGCCGCCGACCCCCTCGGCTGCCCCCGCCGCCGCCGGACCGTCGCAGCCTCCCGCCACGGCCCCTGCCTCGGTGCCCCCGAGCGCGCAAATGACCTCGCGGGCGATGGAGCAGACCGCGCTCGTCACCCGCGCGCAGCCCGAGCCGAACCGCACGGGCATGATCGTGGGCCTCGTCGCCGGCGTCGCGCTCGTGGCCGGTCTCGGCGTCTTCTTCCTGATGCCCCGCACGGGCGCCATGGCCGTCAACGTGACCGACGCGAAGGGCGGCGCCGTGAGCCGCGTCGCCGTGTTCATCGACGGCACGCAGCAGTCGTGCACGGTCGCGCCGTGCATCGTCGAGAAGCTCTCGGCGGGAGTGCACCAGGTCAAGGTCGAGGCCGACGGCTTCGAGCCGCCCGCTCCGAAGGCGGTCAACGTGAACTCGGGCCAGAGCAGCACCGTCGACTTCGCCCTCGTGGCGGGCGGCAAGGGCGGCACGGGTTTCAAGGTCGCCGGCAACCAGGCGGGCGTGAAGCTCTTCGTCGACGACAAAGAGATCGGGCAGATTCCTCAAGAAATCAGGGATCTTGCGCCCGGCGAGCACACCATCAAGCTCGCGGGCTCCGACAGGTACGCGCCCGTCGAGAAGAAGATCACGGTCACGAAGGGCGAGGTCCAAGACGTCGCGCTTCCGCTCAAGGTCGTGAAGGGCAAGGCGACGATCAACCTCGGGACGGAGGGCGCCACGGTGTTGCTCGTCTCGGGCTCGGACCGGCGAAAGTTCCCGTCCCTCCCCGTCTCGGTCGACCTCGATCCCGCGAAGCCGTGGGTGCTCGAAGCCACCAAGGCCGGCTTCACCGACTACCACCAGAGCATCACGTTCGAGGACGGCCAGGCCGAGAAGACCTTCACGGTCACGCTCGATCCGAAGGGCGCGGCCACGGCGCCCGCCGGCGGCACCCCCGTCACGTCGCCGGGAACCACCGCCCCGGAGAAGCCCGCAGCGCCGGAGAAGCCCGCAGCCCCCGCGGCCGCGGCCGGCGAGGCGTTCATCACGATCAACTCGACGCCCGTCTCGAACGTCGCGCTCGACGGAAAGCCCCTCGGACAGACCCCGAAGGTCAAGGTGCCTGTCACTCCGGGCGCCCACACGATCATGCTCATCAACACCGAAGAGGGCCTGAAAAAGAGCGTCTCGGTGACGGTCAAGGCGGGCGAGACGAAGCCCGTGATCGTGAAGCTCCGCGAGTAA
- a CDS encoding sigma-54-dependent Fis family transcriptional regulator encodes MLGILFRRDGYEVTLAPGFLAGRDAVENAPSPYGMVLADLMMPDGSGLDLVSAARTRSDATEVIVMTAHSTVEQAIEAMRRGAYDFIAKPFSTAELRALVQKAFEKRAIVAENHRLRAQVDRLDRAHEGLLVRSEPMRKIVELVHRIASTKSTVLITGESGTGKERVARALHDASDRAKKPFSVVNCGAIPEQLIESELFGHERGAFTGATSRKLGIFREAEGGTVLLDEVGELPLQMQVKLLRVLQERKVRGVGESQESPVDVRVLAATNRDIEADVRGGTFRQDLYYRLNVLRLEVPALRERREDIAFLAHHFLDRCSREHGKTLRGFSPDALRALDAYGFPGNVRELENIVERAVALSMGSTIGLGDLPREVSGAASAPTPTLVTIPDEGCNIDDVIGELERRLLVQALERTGGVRTAAAKLLGITFRSFRYRLAKYAMDDGDEPQSESIPAAAPISDKAPSGS; translated from the coding sequence ATGTTGGGTATCCTGTTTCGCCGGGATGGCTACGAGGTCACGCTGGCGCCGGGCTTTCTCGCTGGGCGAGACGCGGTCGAGAACGCGCCGTCGCCGTACGGCATGGTGCTGGCCGACCTGATGATGCCCGACGGCTCCGGCCTCGATCTGGTGTCGGCCGCGCGCACCCGCTCCGACGCGACCGAGGTGATCGTCATGACGGCCCACTCGACGGTCGAGCAGGCCATCGAGGCGATGCGGCGCGGAGCGTACGACTTCATCGCGAAGCCGTTCTCGACGGCCGAGCTCCGCGCGCTCGTCCAAAAGGCGTTCGAGAAGCGCGCGATCGTGGCCGAAAACCACCGACTGCGAGCCCAGGTCGATAGGCTCGATCGGGCGCACGAGGGGCTCCTCGTGCGGTCCGAGCCGATGCGCAAGATCGTCGAGCTCGTGCACCGCATCGCGAGCACGAAGAGCACCGTGCTCATCACGGGCGAGAGCGGAACGGGCAAAGAGCGCGTCGCGCGGGCCCTCCACGACGCCTCGGACCGCGCGAAGAAGCCGTTCTCGGTCGTCAACTGCGGGGCGATCCCGGAGCAGCTCATCGAGAGCGAGCTCTTCGGCCACGAGCGCGGCGCGTTCACCGGCGCAACCTCGCGAAAACTCGGGATTTTTCGTGAGGCCGAGGGAGGCACCGTCCTGCTCGACGAGGTCGGGGAGCTGCCCCTCCAGATGCAGGTGAAGCTCCTCCGGGTGCTCCAGGAGCGCAAGGTGCGAGGGGTCGGCGAGTCGCAAGAGTCCCCGGTGGACGTGCGAGTGCTCGCCGCCACGAACCGGGACATCGAGGCCGACGTGCGGGGCGGCACGTTCCGGCAGGACCTCTACTACCGCCTGAACGTGCTCCGCCTCGAGGTCCCCGCGCTCCGCGAGCGGCGCGAGGACATCGCGTTCCTCGCGCACCACTTCTTGGACCGGTGCTCGCGTGAGCACGGCAAGACGCTCCGAGGGTTCTCTCCCGACGCGCTCCGCGCCCTCGACGCGTACGGGTTCCCGGGCAACGTGCGCGAGCTCGAGAACATCGTCGAGCGAGCCGTAGCCCTCTCCATGGGCAGCACCATCGGCCTCGGCGATCTGCCGCGCGAGGTGAGCGGCGCCGCCTCGGCTCCCACCCCTACCCTCGTCACGATCCCCGACGAGGGATGCAACATCGACGACGTGATCGGAGAGCTCGAACGCCGGCTCCTCGTGCAAGCGCTCGAGCGCACGGGCGGGGTGCGCACAGCGGCCGCGAAGCTCCTCGGCATCACCTTCCGCTCGTTCCGCTACCGCCTCGCGAAATACGCGATGGACGACGGCGACGAGCCTCAGAGCGAGTCGATCCCGGCCGCGGCGCCCATCTCGGACAAGGCGCCCTCCGGTTCGTGA
- a CDS encoding MBOAT family protein has protein sequence MLFNSLAFFVFTAVFFAVWPLVCANRRARYVVIASFSLVFYGFWDPRYVLVLVATCAADFSFALAMERYPAHRRLLLVSSLTLNLGTLVAFKYATFLAGLSDRALHSVGVGSTLVATLPAFLRVLPPGISFYTFQSMSYTIDVYRGKLRPTRSFLHFLVFVSMFPQLVAGPIVRATDLLPALEEHRHPTPAERSSALVLVVVGYFKKVVVADHLSATVESVYGGARAGSMLYWLATLMFAFQIYFDFSGYSDIARGLARLMGYEFPLNFDHPYTARSMRELWQRWHISLSTWFRDYVYVPLGGNRRSATRNLWITMLASGIWHGASLTFLVWGAWHALWLSVERWTRWPERAVSSVVGRVVAMPFVFLLTLLGWVFFRASSLTKAVAILSTMLTEVPNVRDLALLPSYAPLVFFGVGVVVEAVSVRVSRRSEPEVPPSYARRFALSVGLAVMIVLCIYFRGPGTAFIYFQF, from the coding sequence GTGCTCTTCAACTCTCTCGCTTTCTTCGTGTTCACCGCGGTGTTCTTCGCCGTGTGGCCGCTCGTGTGCGCGAACCGCCGCGCTCGGTACGTGGTCATTGCCTCGTTTTCATTGGTGTTTTACGGGTTTTGGGACCCGCGATACGTGCTCGTCCTCGTCGCCACGTGCGCCGCCGACTTCTCGTTCGCTCTCGCGATGGAGAGGTACCCGGCGCACCGTAGGCTCCTGCTCGTGAGCTCGCTCACGCTGAACCTCGGCACGCTCGTGGCGTTCAAGTACGCGACCTTCCTGGCCGGCCTCTCCGATCGCGCCCTCCACTCGGTCGGTGTCGGGTCGACGCTCGTGGCCACGTTGCCCGCGTTCCTGCGTGTGCTGCCGCCGGGCATCAGCTTCTACACGTTCCAGTCGATGAGCTACACGATCGACGTGTACCGGGGAAAGCTTCGTCCCACCCGGAGCTTCTTGCACTTCCTCGTCTTCGTCTCGATGTTCCCCCAGCTCGTCGCGGGACCCATCGTGCGAGCGACGGATCTGCTGCCGGCCCTCGAGGAGCACCGCCACCCGACGCCCGCCGAGCGATCGAGCGCGCTCGTCCTCGTCGTCGTCGGGTACTTCAAGAAGGTCGTCGTCGCCGATCACCTCTCGGCCACGGTCGAGTCGGTCTACGGCGGGGCGCGCGCGGGGTCGATGCTCTATTGGCTCGCGACCCTCATGTTCGCGTTTCAGATCTACTTCGACTTCTCGGGCTATTCGGACATCGCGCGGGGGCTCGCGCGCCTCATGGGGTACGAGTTCCCGCTGAACTTCGACCACCCGTACACCGCGCGCAGCATGCGTGAGCTCTGGCAGCGGTGGCACATCTCGCTCTCGACGTGGTTCCGTGACTACGTCTACGTGCCGCTCGGAGGCAACCGCCGGAGCGCCACGCGGAACCTCTGGATCACGATGCTCGCGTCCGGCATCTGGCACGGCGCATCGCTCACCTTCCTCGTGTGGGGCGCGTGGCACGCGCTGTGGCTCTCCGTCGAGCGCTGGACGCGGTGGCCGGAGCGCGCGGTCTCGTCGGTCGTCGGCAGGGTCGTGGCGATGCCCTTCGTGTTCCTGCTCACCCTGCTCGGGTGGGTGTTCTTCCGCGCGTCGTCGCTGACCAAGGCCGTCGCGATCCTCTCCACGATGCTGACGGAGGTCCCGAACGTCCGTGACCTCGCGCTCTTGCCGAGCTATGCGCCGCTCGTGTTCTTCGGCGTCGGCGTCGTGGTGGAGGCCGTGTCCGTGCGGGTCTCGCGGAGGAGCGAGCCCGAGGTCCCGCCGAGCTACGCGCGAAGGTTCGCGCTCTCGGTCGGCCTCGCCGTGATGATTGTGCTTTGCATCTATTTCCGCGGCCCGGGCACCGCGTTCATCTACTTCCAGTTCTGA
- a CDS encoding prepilin-type N-terminal cleavage/methylation domain-containing protein, which yields MIRSRRYSRGFTLIELMIVVAIVAVLALLGVAGYRRIIRTSHSAEARQMIGAIKIAQEQRRAETGSYASPSPGITGAANFCPTGAGLSQKFAWNPGCLNWSVLPVQSDGPVLFRYASVAGAAGAAPPALNIQGQNVIWPAPTVNDWFVTVAEVDENGDGTFCRLAGSSFTNEIWVENEGD from the coding sequence ATGATTCGAAGCCGTCGGTACTCACGAGGGTTCACCCTCATCGAGCTCATGATCGTGGTGGCCATCGTCGCGGTGCTCGCGCTCCTTGGCGTCGCCGGGTATCGGCGCATCATTCGAACGTCGCACTCCGCCGAAGCGCGGCAGATGATCGGCGCGATCAAGATCGCGCAGGAGCAGCGGCGTGCCGAGACAGGCTCGTACGCGAGCCCGTCGCCTGGCATCACGGGCGCTGCCAACTTCTGCCCGACCGGCGCCGGCCTCTCTCAGAAGTTCGCGTGGAACCCGGGCTGTCTGAACTGGTCCGTGCTCCCCGTCCAGTCGGATGGACCGGTTCTGTTTCGGTATGCCTCGGTCGCCGGGGCTGCGGGCGCGGCACCCCCCGCGCTCAATATTCAGGGTCAGAACGTGATCTGGCCCGCGCCCACGGTCAACGATTGGTTCGTCACCGTGGCCGAGGTCGACGAGAACGGCGACGGCACCTTCTGCCGCCTCGCGGGTAGCTCGTTCACCAACGAAATTTGGGTCGAGAACGAAGGCGACTGA
- a CDS encoding pilin codes for MKSFLRKKRAGGFTLIELMIVVAIVAILALLAIFGVSKFLATSKTAEATNTIGQVNKLSMQAYEREMATPQLQTAGGPGGSNIHAFCGTSNAVPANAADVKNKKYTPNPGGDYLALVAGTNDNVTGWRCLKHEMGEPQYYRYQYTKGAAPTMGSPAGLPGGASWLAEAEGDLDGDGTLSRFVTGGGLSAQNTPVPFTQIVQENPEE; via the coding sequence ATGAAGAGTTTCCTCCGCAAGAAGCGAGCGGGCGGTTTTACGCTCATCGAGCTCATGATCGTGGTCGCCATCGTGGCGATCCTCGCGCTCCTCGCCATCTTCGGCGTGAGCAAGTTCCTCGCGACGTCGAAGACGGCCGAGGCCACCAACACCATCGGCCAGGTCAACAAGCTCTCGATGCAGGCGTACGAGCGCGAGATGGCCACCCCGCAGCTCCAGACGGCGGGCGGCCCCGGCGGCAGCAACATCCACGCCTTCTGTGGCACCTCGAACGCGGTCCCCGCGAACGCTGCCGACGTGAAGAACAAGAAGTACACCCCCAACCCGGGTGGCGACTACCTCGCGCTCGTCGCGGGCACGAACGACAACGTGACCGGCTGGCGCTGCCTCAAGCACGAGATGGGCGAGCCGCAGTACTACCGCTACCAGTACACCAAGGGTGCGGCGCCGACGATGGGTTCTCCGGCGGGTTTGCCCGGCGGTGCGTCGTGGCTCGCCGAGGCCGAGGGTGACCTCGACGGCGACGGCACGCTCTCGCGCTTCGTGACCGGTGGTGGCCTCTCGGCGCAAAACACGCCGGTTCCGTTCACGCAGATCGTGCAAGAGAACCCGGAAGAGTAA
- a CDS encoding fused MFS/spermidine synthase encodes MRFRLSRVGPLLFFSGASALVYQVAWLRELRLVFGASTAASAAVLGVFMGGLGLGGILLGKRADKVPNPLLFYANLEIAVAVAAAVTPLLVWLARTLYLALGGQSTLGMAGATVARLVLGALVLIVPTTLMGGTMPAAARAVSHEGDPGRRSMSALYGINTLGAVVGALAANFVMLEVFGTRLSLWMTCLLNVLVGLVGRMLSRDPVAEPVREAAPARTVVPEAAEAAAPEPEPAAELEAEAPAKDSGESGVSPEKTPPSSARPATTAKDEPSQEVLPASLAWFPVAAAGVVGFAFLLMELVWYRMLAPLLGGSSYTFGLILAVALLGIGVGGAIYGFGKTVPTLRGFALTCGLEALLIAIPYAAGDRIALLALGLRPLRVLGFGGSIASWALVCLVVIFPAAVVSGAQFPLVIGLFGRGGKDLGKHIGVAYLANTVGAIVGSLSGGFGLMPALTAPGCWKLVVALLAGFGMVSLFLSARHEERRGPVYVGGLATSLLAFATFFAEGPTPAWRHSPIGAGRMDPLAANPSANEVERFRHDARSSILWERDGLESTVAAGRKFGTSFIVNGKTDGNSIGDAPTQIMSGLLGSLLHPSPKRALVVGLGTGSTAGWLGKVAGMERVDAVELEPAVIEVARECSPINEKVLENPKVHVILGDAREVLLTSRERYDIVFSEPSNPYRAGVSSLYTQEYYRAAKTALGEQGIFIQWMQGYEVDADALHTVLTTVRSVFGSVELWETMPGDFLVLARSSPVASIDVAAMTDRLAQEPYKTAVKYVWGGASPEVVLSHFVATDDFAKRLVDNHVGFVNKDDLNRLEFSYARTVGEQGTLADETIRLSRALGTDRPAVSAKVRWDRVDASWVLFRMMNDVPAPFPRPLDPSRADEEQGLRKAYAGFLGGPGLEVVRAFQQAKVPEPTYFETLELARAAARSSLDAKVVEVAVGPLDPGTAKLLLAERVARTGDDKSAVALLVEGFGLARASVWVDKRALLQALALAREIVGRSTWAADPLLAALETPFVLHMEDMARHRVAIWLSSRAQNATCAAVSGDPRGFPWEQKALEERVACLTRVGSPALPAAQADLGRFVRQAPTPVGGR; translated from the coding sequence GTGCGCTTTCGTCTTTCCCGGGTGGGCCCGCTCCTTTTTTTCTCCGGTGCCTCGGCCCTCGTCTACCAGGTCGCGTGGCTCCGTGAGCTTCGGCTGGTCTTCGGAGCGAGCACCGCGGCATCGGCGGCCGTGCTCGGCGTCTTCATGGGAGGCCTCGGCCTCGGCGGGATCCTCCTCGGCAAGCGCGCTGACAAGGTACCCAATCCACTTCTTTTTTACGCCAACCTCGAGATCGCCGTCGCTGTCGCCGCGGCCGTGACACCGCTCCTCGTCTGGCTCGCTCGTACGCTCTACCTCGCGCTCGGGGGGCAGTCGACCTTGGGGATGGCGGGCGCGACCGTCGCGCGCCTCGTGCTCGGCGCGCTCGTGCTCATCGTGCCGACGACGCTCATGGGCGGCACGATGCCGGCGGCCGCGCGGGCCGTCTCGCACGAAGGCGATCCGGGTCGCCGGTCGATGTCGGCCCTCTACGGCATCAACACGCTCGGCGCGGTCGTCGGCGCGCTCGCCGCCAACTTCGTCATGCTGGAGGTCTTCGGCACGCGCCTGTCGCTCTGGATGACGTGCCTCCTCAACGTCCTCGTCGGGCTGGTCGGGCGCATGCTCTCCCGCGACCCGGTCGCCGAGCCCGTCCGCGAGGCCGCCCCCGCGCGCACGGTGGTGCCCGAAGCCGCCGAGGCCGCAGCGCCCGAGCCCGAGCCAGCGGCCGAGCTCGAGGCCGAGGCTCCCGCGAAGGACTCGGGCGAGAGCGGCGTCTCGCCGGAAAAAACACCTCCCTCGTCCGCGCGCCCCGCGACGACGGCGAAGGACGAGCCCTCGCAGGAGGTGCTCCCCGCGTCGCTCGCTTGGTTCCCTGTCGCGGCGGCGGGCGTCGTCGGCTTCGCGTTCCTCCTGATGGAGCTCGTGTGGTACCGCATGTTGGCCCCGCTCCTCGGCGGCTCGTCGTACACGTTCGGGCTCATCCTGGCGGTCGCGCTGCTCGGCATCGGCGTCGGAGGGGCGATCTACGGCTTCGGGAAGACGGTCCCCACGCTCCGAGGTTTCGCGCTCACGTGCGGTCTCGAGGCGCTGCTCATCGCGATCCCGTACGCGGCAGGCGATCGCATCGCGCTCCTCGCGCTCGGTCTGCGCCCGCTTCGTGTCCTCGGGTTCGGCGGGAGCATCGCCTCGTGGGCGCTCGTCTGCCTCGTCGTCATTTTTCCGGCCGCGGTCGTCTCGGGCGCGCAGTTCCCGCTCGTCATCGGCCTGTTCGGACGGGGAGGGAAAGATCTCGGAAAGCATATTGGTGTCGCTTATTTGGCGAACACCGTGGGCGCCATCGTCGGCTCGCTGTCGGGCGGGTTCGGGCTCATGCCCGCGCTCACGGCGCCCGGATGCTGGAAGCTCGTCGTCGCGCTGCTCGCGGGCTTCGGCATGGTCTCGCTCTTCCTCTCGGCGCGCCACGAAGAGCGCCGCGGACCGGTCTACGTCGGCGGTCTCGCGACCTCGTTGCTCGCCTTCGCGACGTTCTTTGCCGAGGGCCCAACGCCGGCCTGGAGGCACTCTCCGATCGGCGCCGGGCGCATGGACCCGCTCGCCGCGAACCCGTCGGCGAACGAAGTCGAGCGCTTCCGCCACGACGCTCGGAGCAGCATTTTGTGGGAGCGCGACGGCCTCGAGAGCACCGTGGCGGCGGGGCGCAAGTTCGGGACGAGCTTCATCGTCAACGGCAAGACCGACGGCAATTCGATAGGAGACGCGCCGACGCAGATCATGAGCGGGCTCCTCGGCTCGCTCTTGCACCCGTCGCCGAAGCGGGCGCTCGTCGTCGGCCTCGGCACCGGCAGCACCGCGGGGTGGCTCGGGAAGGTGGCCGGGATGGAACGCGTGGACGCCGTGGAGCTCGAGCCCGCGGTCATCGAGGTCGCCCGCGAGTGTTCCCCCATCAACGAGAAGGTGCTCGAGAACCCGAAGGTCCACGTGATCCTGGGCGACGCGCGCGAGGTGCTCCTCACGTCGCGAGAGCGGTACGACATCGTCTTCTCGGAGCCCTCGAACCCGTACCGCGCGGGGGTCTCGAGCCTCTACACGCAGGAGTACTACCGCGCCGCCAAGACGGCCCTCGGCGAGCAGGGCATCTTCATCCAGTGGATGCAGGGCTACGAGGTCGACGCCGACGCGCTCCACACGGTGCTCACCACGGTGCGCTCGGTGTTCGGGAGCGTCGAGCTGTGGGAGACCATGCCGGGGGACTTCTTGGTCCTCGCCCGCTCGTCGCCCGTCGCGTCGATCGACGTCGCCGCGATGACCGACCGGCTCGCCCAAGAACCCTACAAGACCGCGGTGAAATACGTGTGGGGCGGCGCCTCGCCCGAGGTGGTGCTCTCGCACTTCGTCGCGACGGACGACTTCGCGAAGCGCCTCGTCGACAACCACGTCGGGTTCGTCAACAAGGACGACCTGAACCGCCTCGAGTTCTCGTACGCGCGCACCGTGGGAGAGCAGGGGACCCTCGCCGACGAGACCATCCGCTTGTCCCGCGCGCTCGGCACCGATCGCCCGGCGGTCTCGGCGAAGGTGCGCTGGGACCGGGTCGACGCGTCGTGGGTGCTCTTTCGCATGATGAACGACGTCCCCGCGCCGTTCCCGCGCCCTTTGGACCCGTCGCGCGCCGACGAAGAGCAGGGCCTCCGTAAGGCGTACGCCGGCTTCCTCGGGGGCCCGGGGCTCGAGGTGGTCCGCGCCTTCCAGCAGGCAAAAGTCCCCGAGCCGACCTACTTCGAGACCCTGGAGCTCGCGCGCGCCGCGGCCCGCAGCTCCCTCGACGCCAAGGTGGTCGAGGTCGCCGTGGGCCCTCTCGATCCCGGCACGGCGAAGCTCCTTTTGGCCGAGCGTGTCGCGCGCACCGGAGACGACAAGTCCGCCGTGGCGCTCCTCGTCGAGGGCTTCGGCCTCGCCCGCGCGTCGGTGTGGGTCGACAAGCGCGCCTTGCTCCAAGCGCTCGCGCTGGCGCGTGAGATCGTGGGGCGGTCGACTTGGGCGGCCGATCCGCTGCTCGCCGCGCTCGAGACGCCGTTCGTCCTCCACATGGAAGACATGGCGCGCCATCGCGTCGCGATCTGGCTCTCGTCGCGCGCCCAGAACGCGACATGTGCGGCCGTGTCGGGAGATCCCCGCGGCTTCCCGTGGGAGCAGAAGGCCCTCGAGGAGCGCGTGGCCTGCCTCACGCGCGTCGGCTCTCCCGCGCTCCCCGCGGCCCAGGCCGATCTAGGGCGCTTCGTGCGTCAAGCCCCCACGCCCGTCGGGGGGCGTTGA